A window of Variovorax paradoxus genomic DNA:
CGCCATCACGCGGTCTTGTGCGGAAGGGCCGATGAGCAGGCGCGCGACGGCGCAGAGCATGGCCACCGCCAGCAGGAACAGCGCGAACTTGAGCGACCAGAAAAGGATGGGCGTCATGATTCGAAGATCTCCATCAGCGGACGTTCGTAGCGGCTCTTGATCTGAGCGATGAAGGCCGCCTCGTCCTCGAGGTCGAACACGTGGATCAGCAGGGTGCTGCGGTCGAAGGCCACCTCGCCCCAGGCGGTTCCGGGCGTGAGGCACATGATCATCGCGAGCACCGCGAGGCCGTTGGGGTCGCGCATGTCCAGCGGTATGCGCAGGAAGCTCGCCTGGATGTGTTCGCTGCGGCGCGTGAGCAGCGCGCGCGCCACCGCGAAGACCGACACCGACATGTCGTAGAGCACGATGGCCGACAGCCGAAGCGCCACGCCGGGCCGGCGCATGCGCACCGTGGCGGGCCGCAGGCCCTGGGTCAGCAGCGGCACGGCGATGGCGAGCAGCACGCCCGACAGCAGCGTGCTTGCCTCGAGCGACTGGTTCAGCAGCAGCCAGATGACGAACAGCGCCAGGGACAGCGGCGGGGAGGGAATCAGGCGTCTCATGGCGTGGCGCCCTTTGCTTCCGCTTTGGCGGCCGGTACTGGATTGGGCACCTGCCGCGCCTGCATCACCGCCGCGCGATAGGCCGTGGGCGTGCGCAGGCCCTCGGCGGTGGCCATCGCGTGGCGCAGCACCGGTTCGGCCCAGACCGTGAGCGCGATGCAGGTCGCGATCAGCCCGGCCACGGGCAGCACCTCGAGCGCCGGCAGCGAGGGCAGGTTGCCGTGCGGCTGGGTCCAGAAATGCCGGATGCCGGTGCGGGTCAGCGCGATCAACGCCAGGAAGCCGGAGGCGATCAGTAGCACCAGGAAAGTCCAGCCGGCGGCGCCGATCGCGCCGTTGACGCCCATCAGCCCCGTGAGCATCGCGAACTTGCCGACGAAGCCCGACAGCGGCGGCAGGCCGGTCAGCAGCAGCGTGCAGATCAGGAAGCTCAGGCCCAGGAAGGCGACACCGGCCGGAATCGCGCGGCCGTAGAGCGCCTGCGCGTCGTCGTCCAGGTTCACGTCGCTCAGCGCGCTCAGGTCTTCGGCCAGGAAAGGGGCGGTGCCCGCGGCCTCGTGCGGCGCGACGCTCATGCCGGCATTGCGCCAGCGCTCGATCATGTCGATCAGCAGGAAGAAGGCGCTCACCGCGAGGGTGGAGCTCAGCATGTAGAAGAGCGCCCCGGCCCACACGGCCGGCTGCCCCAGTCCCACCGCGGCGAGCAGCGTGCCCGCCGAGATCAGCACGCTGAAGCCCGCGAGGTTCGACAGCCGCTGCGTGCCGACGATGCCGAAGGCCGCCACGAACAGCGTCGCGATGCCCGCGCCCACCAGCACCGGCTGGCCGAAGGCGGCCGATGCGCCGGTGTCGGGCGCGAACAGCACCGTCCACAGCCGCAGCACGGTGTAGACGCCCAGCTTGGTGAGCAGCGCGAACACCGCGCCCACCGGCGACACCGCCGAGCTGTAGGCCGGCACCAGCCAGAAGTTGAGCGGCCACGCCCCTGCCTTGGCGAAGAAGGCGGTGAAGAGAATGGCCGTGGCCGCGTGCACCAGGCCGCGGTCGCCCGGCGCGAGTTCGGCGATGCGCATGCCCAGGTCGGCCATGTTCAGCGTACCGGTCACGCCGTAGAGGATGGCGGCGCCGATCAGGAACAGCGAGGACGCCGCGAGGTTGATCGCGATGTAGTGCAGCCCCGCCTGCACGCGCAGCCGGCCGGAGCCGTGCAGCAGCAGGCCGTAGGAGG
This region includes:
- a CDS encoding Na+/H+ antiporter subunit E, whose product is MRRLIPSPPLSLALFVIWLLLNQSLEASTLLSGVLLAIAVPLLTQGLRPATVRMRRPGVALRLSAIVLYDMSVSVFAVARALLTRRSEHIQASFLRIPLDMRDPNGLAVLAMIMCLTPGTAWGEVAFDRSTLLIHVFDLEDEAAFIAQIKSRYERPLMEIFES
- a CDS encoding monovalent cation/H+ antiporter subunit D, yielding MTEIFHLLDQLLEFSMPHLVAVPILVPMLTAALMLLLGENRRRTKSFLSVVSGLVGLLAALALLRWVNAPETGGGPGSIGVYLPGNWRAPFGIVLVADRLSTMMVALTGVVAFAASIYSTSRWDRAGVHFHPLLQLQLMGLNGAFLTGDLFNLFVFFEVMLAASYGLLLHGSGRLRVQAGLHYIAINLAASSLFLIGAAILYGVTGTLNMADLGMRIAELAPGDRGLVHAATAILFTAFFAKAGAWPLNFWLVPAYSSAVSPVGAVFALLTKLGVYTVLRLWTVLFAPDTGASAAFGQPVLVGAGIATLFVAAFGIVGTQRLSNLAGFSVLISAGTLLAAVGLGQPAVWAGALFYMLSSTLAVSAFFLLIDMIERWRNAGMSVAPHEAAGTAPFLAEDLSALSDVNLDDDAQALYGRAIPAGVAFLGLSFLICTLLLTGLPPLSGFVGKFAMLTGLMGVNGAIGAAGWTFLVLLIASGFLALIALTRTGIRHFWTQPHGNLPSLPALEVLPVAGLIATCIALTVWAEPVLRHAMATAEGLRTPTAYRAAVMQARQVPNPVPAAKAEAKGATP